From the Halomonas meridiana genome, one window contains:
- a CDS encoding Cys/Met metabolism pyridoxal-phosphate-dependent enzyme, with amino-acid sequence MNSGHRGSVLRCALLSTLLFVSVPTPGVAQSALTVDDAIAVVQQRYEGELLDIEMKSGRGWENSEQVYELRLLTAQGNVLKIRIAREDGRFLEIDGRGQIEARLPPTRDNGGA; translated from the coding sequence ATGAACAGTGGCCATCGTGGCAGCGTGCTTCGCTGCGCCCTGCTGAGCACACTCTTGTTCGTCAGCGTTCCTACGCCGGGGGTCGCTCAATCCGCCCTGACGGTGGATGACGCCATCGCCGTGGTACAGCAGCGCTATGAGGGCGAACTACTCGATATCGAAATGAAAAGCGGACGTGGCTGGGAAAATAGCGAGCAGGTGTATGAGCTGCGCCTGCTGACGGCCCAAGGCAACGTACTCAAAATTCGCATTGCCCGAGAAGATGGTCGTTTTCTTGAAATTGACGGCAGGGGCCAAATTGAGGCGCGTTTGCCGCCTACCCGCGATAACGGCGGAGCCTAA
- a CDS encoding response regulator transcription factor, translated as MRVLVVEDEQHLAAQMREALEGNGFVVDVVNDGNEAVYMGNHETYDAAVLDLGLPGRDGLSVLHDWRQHGRTLPVVILTARDGWSEKVQGFRAGADDYVTKPFRMEEIIMRLRALIRRASGHADVMIRSGELEYDTQLGTFHLAGLPLKLTAFEHQLLVYLIHNAERVVSRTELSEHLYSYDNDRDHNSLEVIISRLRRKVGAERIETLRGQGYRLCDRS; from the coding sequence ATGCGAGTGTTAGTGGTCGAAGATGAGCAGCATCTCGCGGCTCAAATGCGTGAAGCGCTTGAGGGTAATGGTTTCGTCGTCGATGTTGTCAACGACGGTAACGAAGCCGTGTACATGGGCAATCACGAGACCTATGACGCGGCGGTGCTGGATCTGGGTCTGCCTGGGCGGGATGGCTTAAGTGTTCTGCACGATTGGCGACAACATGGCCGCACGCTACCGGTGGTGATTTTGACCGCCCGGGATGGCTGGAGTGAGAAGGTGCAGGGGTTCCGCGCCGGGGCGGATGATTATGTCACCAAACCCTTTCGCATGGAGGAGATTATCATGCGGCTGCGTGCGCTGATTCGCCGTGCGTCTGGCCACGCTGATGTGATGATCCGCAGCGGCGAGCTAGAGTACGACACTCAGCTAGGCACCTTCCATCTCGCAGGCCTGCCGTTAAAACTTACCGCCTTTGAACATCAGCTACTCGTGTATCTGATTCATAACGCTGAGCGGGTGGTCAGTCGTACCGAGCTCTCCGAACATCTCTACTCTTACGATAACGACCGTGACCATAATTCTCTCGAAGTGATCATCAGTCGGTTGCGGCGCAAAGTGGGGGCAGAGCGTATCGAAACCCTGCGTGGTCAGGGGTATCGGCTGTGCGACCGCTCGTGA
- a CDS encoding ATP-binding protein, whose protein sequence is MKLSLRARLLGSAGLWSAIALVGVGLFIYWLFKDHAERTFDARLDANLLGLMASVEFNEQGQLIKTRDIGGPQFDRAYSGWYWQIAHDDEVLIASRSLLNASLPALTSDVSQALALTGPEGEALRARGRHFSAPGSGPPLSITVAGPQNDIDDALSRIVLPLVASLALLGIGLAVAVWWQVRWGLKPLTRLRRDLLAVRQGYREQLAHATVEELQPLVDEINALVTHNREVIARSRQHVGNLAHGLKTPLAMLANSLSAQQAHDATTEEALSRLQRLVDHHLRRARAVGAGYHMGERTQVADTLEGLVSVMRHVYVRGPAPLHISVQCDDALAFRGESQDLDELLGNLLDNACKWARQQVMIEARRVSPEQLTVVISDDGPGMPETQRLKAVKRGERFDESTPGDGLGLAIVQDLARLYGGHLALAANSPSGLRVELTLPAAERPPKGDLSGTS, encoded by the coding sequence GTGAAACTGTCACTGCGAGCGCGTCTGCTAGGATCCGCTGGCCTATGGAGTGCCATTGCGTTAGTGGGCGTGGGGCTATTTATCTACTGGCTGTTCAAAGATCACGCCGAGCGCACCTTTGACGCCCGGCTGGACGCCAACCTACTGGGGCTGATGGCCTCTGTAGAGTTCAATGAGCAGGGTCAGTTGATCAAAACCCGTGATATTGGCGGCCCTCAGTTCGATCGCGCCTACTCGGGGTGGTATTGGCAAATTGCCCACGACGATGAGGTGCTGATTGCCTCGCGTTCGCTGCTGAATGCCAGCCTGCCCGCGCTGACCAGCGATGTTTCTCAGGCGCTGGCGCTCACCGGGCCAGAGGGCGAAGCGCTACGCGCCCGGGGCCGTCACTTCTCAGCCCCAGGCAGCGGCCCGCCGTTGAGTATCACCGTGGCCGGCCCACAAAACGACATTGATGATGCCCTGTCGCGTATCGTCCTTCCTTTAGTAGCTTCGCTGGCGCTGCTGGGAATCGGGCTAGCGGTGGCGGTGTGGTGGCAAGTTCGCTGGGGGTTAAAGCCGCTCACCCGGCTGCGTCGCGACCTTCTTGCGGTACGCCAGGGGTACCGCGAACAGTTAGCCCACGCCACGGTGGAAGAGCTACAGCCGCTGGTGGATGAGATCAATGCGCTGGTGACCCATAACCGAGAGGTGATTGCTCGCAGTCGTCAACATGTGGGCAACTTGGCTCACGGCCTCAAAACGCCCCTCGCCATGTTAGCCAACAGCCTATCGGCTCAGCAGGCGCATGACGCCACCACTGAGGAGGCATTGTCACGTCTGCAGCGTCTGGTCGATCACCATTTGCGCCGCGCTCGGGCCGTCGGTGCGGGCTACCACATGGGCGAGCGCACCCAGGTAGCAGACACGTTAGAGGGGCTAGTGAGCGTGATGCGCCATGTATACGTCCGCGGCCCCGCGCCACTCCATATCAGCGTTCAGTGCGATGATGCGTTAGCGTTTCGAGGTGAGTCCCAGGATCTCGATGAGCTGTTAGGCAACCTGCTGGATAACGCCTGCAAGTGGGCGCGTCAGCAGGTGATGATCGAGGCACGCCGGGTATCGCCAGAGCAACTGACCGTGGTGATTAGCGATGACGGCCCGGGTATGCCCGAAACCCAGCGGCTAAAAGCCGTAAAGCGGGGCGAGCGCTTCGATGAATCGACCCCCGGCGATGGTTTGGGGCTCGCCATCGTGCAGGATCTGGCGCGGCTTTACGGTGGGCATTTGGCGCTTGCCGCTAACTCGCCCAGCGGGTTACGCGTCGAGCTGACGCTGCCCGCCGCCGAAAGGCCGCCCAAGGGCGACCTTTCAGGTACATCGTAA
- a CDS encoding META domain-containing protein translates to MTSQGMKGWLAALSMVTLAGCSSAPQQERIDAPQGGTLSGPVVEQRWNLLLVGTDERLSMPETPFFRIGRDGKVSGSDGCNQFTGKVSLGESQRIEFSELASTRMACPNMEDAKRVTDMLDTAYRYLIDHDRLVFFGPDSRVLGGWREAN, encoded by the coding sequence ATGACATCACAGGGCATGAAAGGATGGCTAGCCGCGCTAAGCATGGTCACGCTGGCAGGCTGCAGCAGCGCACCGCAACAAGAGCGCATCGACGCGCCGCAAGGCGGCACGCTCTCTGGGCCAGTGGTCGAGCAGCGCTGGAACTTACTGTTGGTAGGGACCGATGAACGGCTCTCCATGCCCGAGACGCCGTTTTTCCGCATCGGCCGCGACGGCAAGGTGAGCGGCTCGGATGGCTGCAACCAGTTCACCGGCAAGGTGAGCCTGGGCGAAAGCCAGCGCATTGAGTTCAGCGAACTGGCCTCCACCCGAATGGCCTGCCCCAATATGGAAGACGCCAAGCGGGTCACCGATATGCTGGATACCGCGTATCGTTACTTGATCGACCACGACCGTTTGGTGTTCTTCGGACCGGATAGCCGTGTGCTCGGCGGTTGGCGGGAAGCTAACTGA
- a CDS encoding FAD-dependent oxidoreductase yields the protein MQLLLIGAGHAHAFVLEAFAQRPDKAVSITVVSDSQLAAYSGSVPAWLSGECTLRETQMDIAALCQRAGARFIASPAVAFSTSERQVMLADGSVIAFDVASFNVGSTLALPQVIAPQSDEGIGPKGIEENTLPTLLAMRPLSSLHHRWQALREEVAKLPAGVFQNVVSVGGGAAGCETLMSVLAQLRQQRPDIHWQGELISAAKTLLPGAGWLPRWLTARALTRAGVRVHTGVRGHALVPGGVQTDTGNHIAADIVLWATGAVGQTWLQQTALPLNEHGFIPVDTSLEVIGQPGIFAAGDCATLRSSPLPKAGVYAVRMGPVLAENLRAACHGKQLTPWQPPRRVLALIGTGDGHAIASRGAMGFSGRWVWQWKKRIDARFITRFNPPFHASQRE from the coding sequence ATGCAGCTACTGCTCATCGGCGCGGGCCACGCCCACGCCTTCGTACTGGAGGCGTTTGCTCAACGCCCGGATAAAGCGGTATCGATCACCGTCGTGAGCGACAGCCAACTGGCCGCCTACTCGGGCAGCGTACCTGCGTGGCTCTCTGGGGAGTGCACGCTGCGGGAGACTCAGATGGATATCGCGGCGCTCTGCCAGCGGGCGGGGGCTCGCTTTATTGCTTCTCCAGCCGTGGCGTTCAGCACGAGCGAGCGCCAGGTAATGCTGGCGGATGGCAGCGTGATTGCGTTTGACGTGGCCTCCTTCAACGTCGGCTCGACGCTCGCGTTACCGCAAGTTATTGCCCCGCAAAGCGATGAGGGGATCGGGCCAAAAGGTATTGAGGAGAATACGCTGCCCACGCTGCTGGCCATGCGCCCGCTCAGCTCGTTGCACCACCGTTGGCAAGCATTACGCGAAGAGGTGGCCAAACTGCCTGCAGGAGTGTTCCAGAACGTAGTGAGCGTAGGCGGCGGCGCAGCAGGCTGCGAGACGCTGATGAGCGTCCTGGCGCAGCTTCGCCAGCAGCGCCCGGACATTCACTGGCAAGGCGAGCTGATCAGCGCCGCCAAAACGCTGCTGCCCGGCGCTGGCTGGCTGCCCCGCTGGTTAACGGCGCGAGCGCTCACACGTGCGGGCGTGCGCGTCCATACAGGCGTGCGAGGGCACGCCTTGGTACCCGGCGGCGTGCAAACCGACACCGGCAACCACATCGCCGCGGATATCGTGCTCTGGGCGACCGGAGCCGTGGGCCAAACGTGGCTGCAGCAAACGGCGCTGCCGTTGAATGAGCACGGCTTTATCCCGGTGGATACGTCACTTGAGGTCATCGGCCAACCGGGCATCTTTGCCGCTGGCGACTGCGCTACGCTGCGCTCTTCCCCGCTGCCTAAGGCAGGCGTTTATGCGGTGCGCATGGGGCCCGTCTTGGCAGAGAATTTACGGGCTGCCTGTCACGGCAAACAGCTCACCCCGTGGCAACCTCCGCGTCGCGTGCTGGCACTGATTGGCACCGGCGACGGTCACGCCATTGCCAGCCGTGGAGCCATGGGCTTTTCAGGACGCTGGGTGTGGCAATGGAAAAAGCGGATTGATGCGCGTTTTATCACTCGCTTCAATCCGCCTTTTCATGCGTCGCAAAGAGAGTAA
- a CDS encoding GGDEF domain-containing protein: MSEQRQHLLHEHGGLYDSLMKISHAPSLTALFEQLTCALHRMTHQMPIAIYRHTKTMELRLIHVFPSACSLKAHPRLISIRSVSTLLASELQYYELKCEAETWGYIALPPSYHLVSSRWSRLVITIAAQRLGLLTMEQLAERRAGLKRYRQQLSSDIKRFSDFKDIVRHHGERLCKLFESQGIALLRNHQMHSFGDCPSERHILNALETLTRGNTNDATVELDGMCQGGVATRLDISCVTPSWLFLFRHTPLSHLPENFSANVDPMGYWSPLEIATMTELGDHIAMAITAMDAVYLNQQLTHSNQRLQTLARTDPLTQCWNRHYTEMTLSRLIDSDVSLSVILFDVDDFKNINDTFGHSVGDDVLRRLSQVVQNTLREEDHLGRWGGEEFLIIIRETDTAASLLLAQRLCSIVSTTPFKLPLPVTISIGLTSKKTGDTVRHLVERADHGMYLAKKAGKNRVTIGK; this comes from the coding sequence ATGAGCGAACAGCGTCAACACTTGCTCCATGAGCACGGCGGCCTATACGACTCTCTGATGAAAATCAGCCACGCGCCGTCTCTGACGGCGCTTTTTGAGCAGCTAACATGCGCGCTTCACCGAATGACCCACCAAATGCCCATTGCTATATACCGTCATACCAAGACTATGGAGTTGCGTTTGATACACGTTTTTCCATCCGCATGCTCCCTAAAAGCGCACCCACGTCTTATCTCTATCCGCTCGGTCAGCACATTGTTGGCGTCGGAGCTGCAATATTATGAATTAAAATGTGAAGCAGAGACATGGGGCTACATAGCTCTCCCCCCCTCTTATCACCTCGTCTCATCCCGTTGGAGTCGCTTGGTCATTACGATTGCGGCGCAGCGACTAGGTCTATTAACCATGGAGCAACTGGCTGAGCGCCGAGCAGGCTTAAAACGATACCGCCAACAACTCTCTAGTGACATCAAGCGTTTTTCTGACTTCAAAGACATTGTCCGACATCACGGAGAGCGGCTATGCAAACTGTTCGAATCGCAAGGCATTGCCCTCCTAAGAAATCATCAAATGCACAGTTTTGGTGACTGTCCCTCCGAACGACACATTCTCAATGCTCTTGAAACTCTAACAAGAGGGAATACTAATGATGCGACCGTAGAGCTCGACGGCATGTGCCAAGGCGGCGTAGCAACAAGGCTAGATATCTCATGCGTCACGCCAAGCTGGCTCTTTCTTTTTCGTCACACTCCCCTCTCTCATCTGCCAGAGAACTTCTCGGCCAATGTTGATCCTATGGGTTACTGGTCACCATTGGAAATAGCCACGATGACGGAGTTAGGCGACCATATTGCCATGGCGATTACCGCCATGGACGCCGTTTACTTGAATCAGCAGTTGACGCACAGCAATCAACGCTTGCAAACATTAGCCCGCACCGATCCATTAACCCAGTGTTGGAATCGGCACTACACAGAAATGACACTGAGCCGCCTAATCGATTCGGACGTCTCCCTATCTGTCATACTGTTCGATGTTGACGACTTCAAAAATATCAATGATACGTTCGGCCATTCTGTGGGGGACGACGTCCTGAGGCGTCTAAGCCAAGTTGTCCAAAACACGCTTCGTGAAGAGGATCATCTTGGCCGCTGGGGAGGAGAAGAGTTCCTCATCATCATTCGAGAGACAGATACCGCTGCCAGCTTGCTTCTTGCACAACGTCTTTGCAGTATTGTGTCAACGACACCTTTCAAACTGCCGCTCCCCGTGACGATCAGCATTGGCCTTACGTCGAAGAAGACTGGAGATACAGTGCGTCATTTGGTGGAACGCGCCGATCACGGTATGTACTTGGCCAAGAAAGCTGGCAAAAATCGAGTGACTATCGGTAAATAA
- a CDS encoding transcriptional regulator — MFAERLKSSMQAAGYDTRPSVLEREFNLRYWGKPITFQAVRRWLRGDSIPSQEKLQVLARWLSVTPHYLRYGGAEDNAVKEPQGQWETSLTREEHHLLAMYKTLPQPQRKIVHEVVETFSKAYGDSLVLPERE, encoded by the coding sequence ATGTTTGCCGAGCGCTTAAAATCCTCTATGCAAGCGGCGGGGTACGACACTCGGCCCTCCGTGCTAGAGCGTGAATTCAATTTGCGCTACTGGGGAAAACCAATCACCTTCCAGGCCGTTAGGCGCTGGTTGCGAGGAGACTCGATTCCAAGTCAGGAAAAACTGCAGGTGCTGGCGCGTTGGTTATCTGTCACGCCCCATTATCTGCGTTATGGCGGGGCAGAAGATAACGCCGTTAAGGAGCCGCAGGGGCAGTGGGAAACCTCGCTGACTAGAGAAGAGCATCATCTTCTCGCAATGTATAAGACGCTGCCGCAGCCTCAGCGTAAAATTGTTCATGAAGTGGTGGAAACCTTCTCCAAGGCGTACGGCGACTCGCTAGTACTTCCCGAGCGCGAGTGA
- a CDS encoding FAD-dependent oxidoreductase, translating into MNRQRLLIIALLLLAVIGFYVSGAHTFFTLDTLQAYRSDFQAAFQQSPWQVAGIFFAVYVAMAALSLPGASLLTLLGGALFGLGWGLVIISFASAIGATLAFLLSRFLFRQPIEKRFPRQFHTVNRGVEKDGAFYLFTLRLVPIFPFFMINLVMGLTRIKTTTFYWVSQLGMLPGTAVYVNAGGQLGELESLSGIISPGLIASFALLAVFPWVARRIALMVQKRNAYKGFTRPSRFDYDIVVIGGGSAGLVTSYIASAVKAKVALIEKHKMGGDCLNTGCVPSKALIRAARAAHEIRTADRFGVSTSEPSVDFAKVMGHVHQAIRDIEPHDSVERYTKLGVEVYQEHATLVSPWEIRVGDQTLTARHIVLATGARPRVPPLPGIEHAPLLTSENLWSLTELPKRLVVLGGGAIGCELSQSFARLGSHVILVEGAPQLLGREDNEVGEHVERTLTQEGVTVMTGAKALEVNQVDGEHQLVIEHLGERSTLAFDYLLVSAGRQANVEGLGLEALGITTTDGGTLALNERLQTRLPNIWACGDLAGPYQLTHAAAHQAWHAAVNALFGELKSFAVDYRFMPAVTYVQPEVARVGLNEKEATAKGVAFEVTRYAMSESDRAIAEGAPEGFIKVLTVPGKDKILGVTIVAENAGEWLGEFTIAMKHGLGLNKLLGTIHPYPTLGEAAKATAGVWKNAHKPERVLALLKRYFDWRRG; encoded by the coding sequence ATGAACCGTCAGCGCCTGCTGATTATTGCCCTACTGCTACTGGCCGTGATTGGCTTCTACGTTAGCGGCGCCCATACGTTCTTCACTCTGGATACCCTGCAGGCCTACCGCAGCGATTTTCAGGCAGCGTTCCAGCAGTCGCCCTGGCAGGTGGCGGGCATTTTCTTTGCGGTGTATGTGGCGATGGCTGCACTCTCGCTGCCCGGCGCGTCGCTGTTAACGCTGCTAGGCGGCGCGCTGTTTGGGTTGGGCTGGGGGCTAGTGATCATCTCATTTGCCAGCGCCATCGGCGCGACGCTCGCCTTTCTACTCTCACGCTTTTTGTTTCGTCAGCCCATCGAAAAACGCTTTCCCCGCCAGTTCCACACGGTGAACCGGGGCGTCGAGAAAGATGGCGCGTTTTATCTGTTCACCCTGCGTTTGGTGCCCATTTTCCCGTTTTTCATGATCAACCTGGTGATGGGCCTAACGCGGATTAAAACCACCACGTTTTACTGGGTGAGCCAGCTCGGCATGCTGCCCGGCACGGCGGTTTACGTGAATGCGGGCGGCCAGCTCGGCGAGCTGGAAAGCCTGAGCGGCATTATCTCGCCTGGGCTCATCGCCTCGTTTGCGCTGCTGGCGGTGTTCCCCTGGGTGGCCCGGCGCATTGCGCTGATGGTGCAAAAGCGCAACGCCTACAAAGGCTTCACTCGCCCTAGCCGTTTTGACTACGACATCGTGGTGATTGGCGGCGGCTCGGCGGGGCTGGTGACCAGCTATATCGCCAGCGCCGTGAAAGCCAAGGTGGCTCTCATCGAAAAGCACAAGATGGGCGGCGACTGCCTTAACACTGGCTGCGTGCCTTCCAAAGCCTTGATTCGGGCGGCCCGCGCGGCCCATGAAATTCGCACAGCAGACCGCTTTGGCGTGAGCACCAGCGAGCCCAGCGTGGATTTCGCCAAGGTGATGGGGCATGTGCATCAGGCCATCCGCGATATCGAGCCCCACGACAGCGTCGAGCGCTACACCAAGCTTGGTGTAGAGGTGTATCAAGAGCACGCCACCCTCGTTTCACCATGGGAAATTCGCGTGGGCGATCAAACCCTCACCGCTCGCCATATCGTGCTGGCCACCGGAGCGCGCCCTCGCGTGCCGCCCCTGCCCGGTATCGAGCACGCGCCGCTACTCACCTCTGAAAACCTCTGGTCGCTCACCGAGCTGCCCAAACGGCTGGTGGTGCTGGGTGGCGGTGCGATTGGCTGCGAACTGAGCCAAAGCTTTGCCCGCTTAGGTAGCCACGTCATCTTGGTAGAGGGCGCGCCGCAACTGCTGGGCCGGGAAGATAATGAGGTGGGCGAGCACGTAGAGCGCACGCTCACTCAAGAGGGCGTGACGGTGATGACCGGCGCGAAAGCGCTGGAGGTGAACCAAGTCGACGGGGAGCATCAGCTTGTTATTGAACACTTGGGTGAGCGCAGCACCTTAGCGTTTGATTATCTACTGGTGAGCGCGGGCCGTCAGGCCAACGTGGAAGGGTTAGGACTGGAGGCGCTAGGGATTACCACCACCGACGGCGGCACGCTGGCCCTCAACGAGCGGCTGCAAACGCGCCTGCCTAACATCTGGGCCTGCGGCGACTTAGCGGGCCCCTACCAGCTTACCCACGCAGCCGCCCATCAGGCATGGCACGCCGCCGTGAATGCGCTGTTTGGCGAGCTGAAAAGCTTCGCGGTGGACTACCGCTTTATGCCCGCCGTTACCTATGTTCAGCCGGAAGTAGCGCGAGTTGGTCTCAACGAAAAAGAGGCCACCGCGAAAGGTGTCGCCTTTGAAGTGACCCGCTACGCCATGAGCGAAAGCGACCGCGCCATTGCCGAAGGCGCCCCCGAAGGCTTTATCAAAGTGCTTACCGTGCCCGGCAAAGACAAAATTCTGGGAGTGACGATCGTCGCGGAGAACGCCGGGGAGTGGCTGGGCGAGTTCACCATCGCCATGAAGCACGGCCTGGGGCTGAATAAACTGCTCGGCACCATTCACCCCTACCCCACGCTAGGCGAAGCCGCCAAAGCCACCGCAGGCGTTTGGAAAAACGCCCACAAGCCAGAACGAGTGCTGGCACTATTGAAGCGGTATTTCGATTGGCGACGGGGATGA
- a CDS encoding TIGR04282 family arsenosugar biosynthesis glycosyltransferase, with product MHVKLAAPHLHLLAKAPLPGQAKTRLIPCLGAEGAAKAHAAMVRHCVATGCEALGAENVTLWTSLDHHHPLFLELQAQHGMALAAQEQGDVGRRVRHALNSTDGPAMVMGTDCPSITSAMLKRCRAALSTFAVVILPAEDGGYGLIGSHQDHPSLFEDIPWGTEQVLSVTQARLAALGLEAAYPDTMWDIDRPEDWQRWQQLRHASV from the coding sequence ATGCACGTTAAGCTCGCCGCGCCCCACCTGCACCTGCTGGCCAAAGCGCCGCTGCCGGGGCAGGCCAAGACGCGTTTGATCCCCTGCTTGGGCGCAGAGGGCGCCGCCAAAGCCCACGCCGCCATGGTGCGACACTGTGTTGCCACCGGCTGCGAAGCGCTGGGGGCGGAGAATGTTACGCTGTGGACCTCGTTAGACCACCACCACCCACTATTTTTAGAGCTTCAGGCCCAACACGGCATGGCCTTGGCCGCCCAAGAGCAGGGCGATGTGGGCAGGCGCGTTCGCCATGCACTGAACAGCACCGACGGCCCCGCCATGGTGATGGGCACCGACTGCCCCAGTATTACCAGCGCCATGCTCAAACGCTGCCGAGCGGCGTTGAGCACCTTTGCCGTGGTGATTCTACCGGCTGAGGATGGCGGCTACGGGCTGATTGGCAGCCACCAGGATCACCCCAGCCTGTTTGAAGACATTCCCTGGGGCACCGAACAGGTATTGAGCGTGACGCAAGCGCGCCTGGCGGCGCTGGGCCTGGAAGCCGCCTACCCAGATACCATGTGGGACATCGACCGCCCCGAAGATTGGCAGCGCTGGCAGCAGTTGCGTCACGCCAGCGTGTAA
- a CDS encoding TIGR04283 family arsenosugar biosynthesis glycosyltransferase encodes MPLADPHPAPASLSIIIPMLNEAAGIQATLTRLQPLRASGVQLLVVDGGSTDASVALAAPLADAVLSSAPGRARQMNLGAQHAHAPALLFLHADTQLPPGEEQRAVVDLQKALAQHAWGRFDIQLTGRSHWLPVVASLMNLRSRISGIATGDQGIFVRRDTFCALGGFPNQPLMEDIELSKRLKAHSPPACLRQKVISSGRRWDEFGAWPTIRLMWRLRYRYWRGVSATQLAKEYRDAR; translated from the coding sequence TTGCCCTTGGCTGATCCACACCCCGCGCCTGCGTCCCTGAGCATCATCATTCCCATGCTCAATGAGGCAGCGGGTATTCAGGCAACGCTCACGCGGCTGCAACCGCTGCGCGCCTCAGGCGTTCAACTCCTCGTCGTGGATGGTGGCAGCACCGATGCCAGCGTGGCCCTCGCAGCACCGCTGGCCGATGCGGTACTCAGCAGCGCCCCCGGACGAGCACGGCAAATGAACCTGGGTGCGCAGCACGCCCACGCCCCGGCGCTGCTTTTTTTGCATGCCGATACCCAACTGCCCCCCGGCGAAGAGCAGCGTGCGGTGGTAGATCTACAAAAGGCGCTGGCCCAACACGCTTGGGGGCGATTCGATATTCAGCTCACGGGGCGAAGCCATTGGCTGCCGGTGGTCGCGAGCTTGATGAACCTGCGCTCGCGGATTAGCGGTATCGCGACCGGCGACCAAGGCATCTTTGTGCGCCGCGATACGTTTTGCGCGCTGGGCGGTTTTCCCAATCAGCCGCTGATGGAAGACATCGAACTCAGCAAACGCCTGAAGGCGCACTCGCCCCCCGCCTGCCTGCGCCAGAAGGTGATAAGCTCGGGCAGGCGCTGGGACGAGTTCGGCGCTTGGCCCACCATTCGCCTCATGTGGCGGCTACGCTACCGCTATTGGCGCGGTGTCAGCGCCACTCAATTGGCTAAGGAGTACCGCGATGCACGTTAA
- a CDS encoding ATP-binding cassette domain-containing protein — MNNAANALTLEQVSIHLAGRPLLHVDATVAPGEVLTVMGPSGSGKSTLLAFIAGFLHSTFSAQGQVRLGDTDVLSLPAEQRGVGLLFQDPLLFPHLSVGGNLHFGLPHRSPQKSAQIAKALDQVGLTGFEARDPATLSGGQQARVALMRLLLSQPRAVLLDEPFSKLDTALRQEMRTLVFGQLREAGLPALLVTHDEADATVAGGPIIALG, encoded by the coding sequence GTGAATAACGCTGCCAATGCCCTGACCCTAGAGCAAGTAAGCATTCACTTAGCTGGCCGCCCGCTGCTGCATGTGGACGCCACGGTGGCCCCCGGCGAAGTGCTCACCGTGATGGGCCCCTCGGGTTCCGGCAAATCGACACTGCTGGCCTTTATCGCCGGCTTTTTACACAGCACGTTCTCCGCCCAAGGGCAGGTTCGCCTTGGCGACACCGACGTACTCAGCCTGCCCGCCGAGCAGCGCGGCGTTGGCCTGCTGTTTCAAGACCCGCTGCTGTTTCCCCACTTGAGCGTCGGCGGCAACCTGCACTTTGGCCTGCCCCATCGCAGCCCGCAAAAGAGCGCGCAGATTGCCAAAGCGCTCGATCAGGTAGGGCTTACGGGGTTTGAAGCCCGCGACCCGGCCACGCTCTCTGGCGGGCAGCAGGCTAGGGTAGCGTTGATGCGTTTGCTGCTCTCCCAGCCTCGCGCCGTGCTGCTGGATGAACCTTTCTCCAAACTCGATACGGCGCTGCGCCAAGAGATGCGCACGCTGGTTTTCGGCCAACTGCGGGAGGCGGGCCTGCCTGCCCTGCTCGTTACCCATGACGAAGCCGATGCCACCGTTGCAGGAGGGCCGATCATTGCCCTTGGCTGA